The genomic interval tgaTCTCTCCCTCCTTACAGGGCTGGGTGCACCCCTGTGGTGAGGGTCCCACTCAGGTGCCTCCCCTGCCAGGCTGAGCCTGTGCCCACTTTGTCCCCAGCTGGCGTTCTCCGGGGTGGTTGGCATTGTGTCCTGGAAGCGGCCATTCACTTTAGTGGTAGGTGCCAGGGTCTGGTGCCCACTGGGAGGCAGGTGCCTAGCACCTGAGGGGATACCCATTTATGCCCTTAAGAAGGGAACTGGTTCTCCAGTTCTGTCACCCAGGTTGTGGAGAGTGGCTCCTTCCTTGGTAGCCCTCCAATCCTGAGGGTCCCAGTCCTGAATCTGAACCCTGTTTTTCCCAgatctccttcttctctttgctTTCGGTGCTGTGTGCCATGCTCAGCATGGCTGGCTCTGTTCTCTCCTGTAACAATGCTCAGCTGGCCCGAGACTTACAAGACTGCTCTGTGGTGAGATTTGAGGAAGGCGAGCCAGAGAGAACTGGTTGGGGGAGATGTGAGGGACATCTGGGTCTGTCCTGACTCAGTCTGCCtcaccctccccacttccctgctCAGGATGGAAAGGTCTGTGTGTGCTGCCCCTCCGTTTCCCTCCTCCGGTCCTGCCCAGAATCAGGGCAGGAACTAAGAGTTGCCCTTAATTCCACCTGTGATGAAGCCCGAAGGGCCCTCAAGGTGAGCATGCACCCCCCCCCAACTCTACCATTTCTTCCTGCCCCAGCATGCCTCCCCTCACAGGGTCCTCACAGGCCCAGAACATATGGGATTTAATCCCTTTCCAAGCTCCtcctacatctctctctctttttccttttccagaacCTGCTCTTCAGCGTCTGTGGGCTCACAATTTGTGCCGCCATAATCTGTGCCCTCTCAGCTATTGTCTGCTGCATCCAAATCTTTTCCTTGGACCTCGTGCACACGGTAAGGGGGGACCTGGGGTCAAAGTATAGCAGGTATAATGcagtgggtggggcaggggtgtATGTGTTGGGACTGGGATTAAGGGGGTGACTACAGCCCTGGCTTCTAagcacaaggagctgcagatcaCCTATTTGGAATGTCTATTATTGTAGGTATGTGTAGGTGGTCCAAGGTAGGTAAGGAGGGTAATGACTGGGAGTAAGAGAAGTACATGATGCCAGTCTGGAGCCAGGAGAGGGGCATTAGAGAGTGGGACTAGAATTTAGGTGGAGTCAAGAAGGTCCTAAATGGGGGTGGGGATAAAGGGTTGATGTTCTGGTGAGGACAGAAAGCAGCAGGTGGTGATTTGGGATGCAGATTGAGGGGGTCACAAAAAGGaggaatttttatttacttttttttttaatgtttgttttattgatttaagagagaggaagggagagcgagggagagacaggaacatcaatctgtttctatatgtgccctgcccagggattgaaccggtaacctctgcATATtgagatgatactctaaccaaccaacagagctatccagccagggcaagggcaGGAGGAGGAATTTTTAGTtgggcagggccaaagctggagGTCATGGGTTGGGACAGGATTAGAGGAGGAGCTGGTTCTGGCTAAAGGAGGAGCCAGAACTGAGCTCTTTGGAGGGGGTGGGGCCAGATGAGTGAGGAGTTGGGGAGTCAGAGAGTTGTATTCCCAGAAATCAGGCTTGCTGACCTGCTTGCTCTCCAGCAGCTGGCCCCTGAGCGCTCAGTCTCAGGTCCCCTGGGGCCTCTGGGCTGtacatcctcacccccagcccctctcctacACACCATGTTGGACTTGGAGGAATTTGTACCGCCTGTGCCCCCACCTCCCTACTATCCCCCAGAGTACACCTGCAGCTCAGAAACAGATGCACAGAGGTGAGGCATGGTGGAGTCCTGCTGGGGAAactaaggaaggggaagggggcttCAGCTGCAGCCTGGATTGGTGGGGAGGATCTTTGTGGAATAGTTCTTCTCCAGGCTTtgacccttcccctcctcccaccagcaTCACCTACAATGGCTCCATGGATAGCCCAGTGCCCTTGTACCCTACAGATTGCCCCCCTTCTTATGAGGCCGTCATGGGGCTACGAGGAGACAGCCAGGTGAGAGCTGGGCTTGATGCGGGCCAGGGAGCCAGGGCTAGAGCCTGAAAAGCTGAGTGAGCTGCAATCACTAGATAAAGATTATAATAGTTTTCCTGACCTTATAGCACTAGCATATCCACTGTTGCTTTGATCTTCCCTAACGCCTAGTGAGCTGGGTAAGGTAGGgaccattatttccattttatagatatagaAACCGAGGCCCACATAAGTGACTTGTATTAAGTGACAAAGCTGGCCTGGAGTCTAGTTCTCCAGAGTTCTGTCCAGCACAGGGGGGTGGCCAGATCAGTGTGTAAAGCTAGATCCCTGACCTTTGTGTCTTCTGCAGGCCACCTtgtttgatcctcagcttcatgaTGGTGCCTGCATCTGTGAACGAGTGGCCTCCATTGTGGATGGTGAGCAGAAAGTAGGGAGGGTGGACAAGGGCTGACTGCCTTGGACAGCAGAGCTGGGTGGAGGCAAAGAAAGGGGAGACAAGGCTGAATTGGTGGTGTGTGGACAAATGAGGGTGGTGGCTTCTTGAAATCCTGGACTTAACTGTCTCCTCTGAAATAAAACTGGAGGCAGAGTGGCTCCCCAAAGGCTGGACCTGAGAAAAGAGAAACTGCCTAGGCTGGCTCAGGCTGGTGCTACCTTTCGCCTCCTGTTGCCCACAGTGTCCATGGATAGTGGGTCTCTGGTGCTGTCAGCCATTGGAGACCTtcccgggggctccagcccatCAGAAGACTCATGTCTGCTGGAGCTGCAAGGCTCCGTCCGCTCAGTGGACTACGTCCTCTTCCGTTCCATTCAGCGCAGCCGTGCAGGCTACTGCCTCAGCCTGGACTGCGGCCTTCGCGGCCCTTTTGAGGACAGCCCACTGCCCCGACGGCCCCCTCGGGCTGCCCGCTCCTATTCCTGCTCTGCCCCAGAGGCCCCACCTCCACCCACACTGGGTGCCCCAACCGCTGCCCGCAGCTGTCACCGGCTAGAGGGCTGGCCCCCCTGGGTGGGACCCTGCTTCCCAGAGCTAAggcggagggtccccaggggAGGCAGCAGGCCAGGTGCAGTCCCTCCCACAAGAGCCCCCACCCGCCGCTTCAGTGATAGCTCAGGTTCTCTCGCTTCACCGGGGCACCGGCCTCCTCATCCGGCTCCCCCACCACCGCTGCTGCTGCCACGGTCCCACAGTGACCCAGGCATCACCACCTCCAGTGACACTGGTGAGCAATCCCTACCCCCAAATCCACCCACCAAGGTTCAGGAAAGGGCAGGCACTGGGAGTTAGAGAGCCAGTGATGGCCACTAGGATCTATTCTAGGACATGACTAAGGTCCCTGAAGAGGATGAAAGGGTGTGTTTGCTCCTGCAGTAGTCAATTCTTGAGAGCTCACCTCCTAGAAACACAGTATCAATAGCTTAGTGGCTAAAAGAGGaggaatttttctttgttttcagagagagacagataggaatgaagagatgagaagcatcaactagtagttgcagcactttagttgttcactgattgcttctcatatgtgccttgactgaggggctccagctgggctagtgaccctttgctcaagccagtgacttttggctcaagccagtgaccatggggtcatgtctatgatcccatgctcaagccagcaaccctgcactcaagccagaaacttcggagtttcaaacctgggacctcaatgtcctaggttgatgctctatccaatgcgccatcactggtcaggcaggaagatTTGTTTTTTGAAACCAAATTTCTCAGCTACCATCTTGGACCAGTTACCAAGCTTCCATTTCTCACAAATAAAACAGGTATAACAATAGTACCTCTACCATAGGTACTATAGAGTTATTGAGAAATGAGGTAATGCaaataaaatgcttagcacaAAAGTGCTCATTATCACCATTATGTGCCAGTTACTGGGGAGGATTCCCCTGTAAACGATACTGCCTTAGTCCCAGTCTTGGTGAGTTGTATGATCTGTGGGCAGAGGTGATTCCCCCTTGGTTGGGGACAGGGTGTGGGAGCTGTGAAAGCTCTTCTGGGCTTGAATTCTCACAGGAGTATGGTAGGATGGGTGGGTATATCCAGTAAGCACTATCACTcagtccctgtttctctctctcctccccagctACCTTCAGGGACCTTTATACCAAAGTGCTTGAGGAAGAAGCTGCTTCTGTTTCCTCTGCAGATACAGGTCAGGCATGCGGTTATTGCTCAAGGCTTGGGAGCTGGGGGAGTGCTGgccctctctgcatctcccaTTCTACtcattctgtctccctctctcttttcaggTCTCTGCTCTGAAGCCTGCCTCTTCCGCCTAGCCCACTGCCCTTCCCCCAAGTTGCTACGTGCTCGTTCAGCTGAGAAACGGCGCCCTGTTCCCACCTACCAGAAGGTCCCCTTGCCTTCGGGCCCCACGCCTGCCCAATCTCTGGGGGACCTGAAGGGCAGCTGGCCAGGCCGGGGCTTGGTCTCTCGTTTCCTTCAGATGTCGAGGAAGGTCCCAGACTCCAGTGGGAATGGAGCCCATGGGCATAAGCAGGTAGGCAGTAGGAGAGCCTGGGAGGATACCCAGGAAAGCCTGGAGCTTCAGGTTGGGCCACATTTATGTCCTCTCCTGTGACCCCCTTCAGGTACCCCGGAGCCCTTGGGGACGGCCAGGACGAGAGAGCCTCCATCTTCGAAGCTGTGGGGATCTGAGCTCTGGCTCCTCCCTGCGGCGCCTTCTGTCTGGCCGCAGGCTGGAGCGTGGTACCCGCCCCCACAGCCTAAGCCTCAATGGGGGCAACCGGGAGACCGGGCTCTGAAAGTGGGCTTCAGATTGCTGGGATCAGCAGCCTTTGCATTTCCTTACACTGGCTGACACAAAAAGAAACGCGCTGTACGCCCCAGAATTATTCCTTTCCCTCCTACCTCTGGGGGCTCCTGCTGCTTGCCTCCGCTCCTCCAGCCTGGGAGAGCTTTTGTCCTGTACTGCATGGGTATTCAGGTTATGGGGGGATATACCCTGCTTACAGCacaggaggaagaaaataatcaagtcctgcctcacctccacctcccagcATGAGAGTAGCTCTCTCTGATTTGTCAGGGGAACTAAAGCCAGGGCAAGGCATGTCCCAGGTGTTTAAACATCAGGGGTTATATGCCTGTGCAGTTGGGTGGTGAAGCATGAAAGTCATAAAAATCTGGGTGGCCTCTCACCTCTGACACCTCTAGCTGcatgatcttggacaagttacttaacctcaatTTCCTGACCTGTAAAACATTGTGAGGACAAATGTTTGTAAAGCTCAACACTACGTAAGccttcaataaattttatttttaccctcTCTTCTGgatcatttttttctcatcagtGAAATTTGTTCTAGCATCTCTCACAGATAATAAAACTATCAAGACAATTCTTACCTGGCCAGTGGTGACGCAGAGAATAGAGCATGACatggggtgctgaggtcccaggtttgaaacccctaggttgccagcttgagcacgggactcatctggcttgagcacaggttcaccagcttaagcatagtggcactggcttgagtgtgggatcattggcatgatcccaaggtcactggctagagtaaggggtcactggcttggctggagccccccagtcaaggcattatgagaagcaatcagtgaacaactaaagcgctgcaactatgagttgatgcttctcatctctcttcctgtctctgtctctttctctcgtGTGTGTGCCCACacgccaaaaaaataaaataaaataattctttcgGGCTGCCACACTGTATCtctgctgcttttatttttttaattgattttaggttaaaaaaaaaaagtagagacaCATGAGCATTGATccgttcctatatgtgccttgactagggattgaaccagcagcctctgtgcttcaaaactatgctctaaccaaccaaactggGCAGGGCtctactgctttttcttttctgatacttTTCATGATagaacattttctctttcttctctgaacCTCCTTACCCACTCCACTACCTCTTCCCAGGtactgcttttgtctttttttttttaatttttctgaagtgagaagcgggaaggcaaagagattcctgcatgcacctcaccagggatccacccggcacgcccaccaggggatgatgctctgcccatctcaggcgttgctttattgcaaccagagccattagcgcctgaggcggaggccatggagccatcctcagcacctgggcgaactttgctccaatggagccttggctgtaggagatgaagagagagatagaaaggagagggggaagagtggagaagcagatgggcgcttctgtgtgccctga from Saccopteryx leptura isolate mSacLep1 chromosome 2, mSacLep1_pri_phased_curated, whole genome shotgun sequence carries:
- the ENTREP3 gene encoding protein ENTREP3 isoform X2, giving the protein MMPSPSDSSRSLTSRPSTRGLTHLRLHRPWLQALLTLGLAQVFLGILVVTFSMVASSVTTTESIKRSCPSWAGFSLAFSGVVGIVSWKRPFTLVISFFSLLSVLCAMLSMAGSVLSCNNAQLARDLQDCSVDGKVCVCCPSVSLLRSCPESGQELRVALNSTCDEARRALKNLLFSVCGLTICAAIICALSAIVCCIQIFSLDLVHTLAPERSVSGPLGPLGCTSSPPAPLLHTMLDLEEFVPPVPPPPYYPPEYTCSSETDAQSITYNGSMDSPVPLYPTDCPPSYEAVMGLRGDSQATLFDPQLHDGACICERVASIVDVSMDSGSLVLSAIGDLPGGSSPSEDSCLLELQGSVRSVDYVLFRSIQRSRAGYCLSLDCGLRGPFEDSPLPRRPPRAARSYSCSAPEAPPPPTLGAPTAARSCHRLEGWPPWVGPCFPELRRRVPRGGSRPGAVPPTRAPTRRFSDSSGSLASPGHRPPHPAPPPPLLLPRSHSDPGITTSSDTATFRDLYTKVLEEEAASVSSADTGLCSEACLFRLAHCPSPKLLRARSAEKRRPVPTYQKVPLPSGPTPAQSLGDLKGSWPGRGLVSRFLQMSRKVPDSSGNGAHGHKQVPRSPWGRPGRESLHLRSCGDLSSGSSLRRLLSGRRLERGTRPHSLSLNGGNRETGL
- the ENTREP3 gene encoding protein ENTREP3 isoform X3, coding for MMPSPSDSSRSLTSRPSTRGLTHLRLHRPWLQALLTLGLAQVFLGILVVTFSMVASSVTTTESIKRSCPSWAGFSISFFSLLSVLCAMLSMAGSVLSCNNAQLARDLQDCSVDGKVCVCCPSVSLLRSCPESGQELRVALNSTCDEARRALKNLLFSVCGLTICAAIICALSAIVCCIQIFSLDLVHTQLAPERSVSGPLGPLGCTSSPPAPLLHTMLDLEEFVPPVPPPPYYPPEYTCSSETDAQSITYNGSMDSPVPLYPTDCPPSYEAVMGLRGDSQATLFDPQLHDGACICERVASIVDVSMDSGSLVLSAIGDLPGGSSPSEDSCLLELQGSVRSVDYVLFRSIQRSRAGYCLSLDCGLRGPFEDSPLPRRPPRAARSYSCSAPEAPPPPTLGAPTAARSCHRLEGWPPWVGPCFPELRRRVPRGGSRPGAVPPTRAPTRRFSDSSGSLASPGHRPPHPAPPPPLLLPRSHSDPGITTSSDTATFRDLYTKVLEEEAASVSSADTGLCSEACLFRLAHCPSPKLLRARSAEKRRPVPTYQKVPLPSGPTPAQSLGDLKGSWPGRGLVSRFLQMSRKVPDSSGNGAHGHKQVPRSPWGRPGRESLHLRSCGDLSSGSSLRRLLSGRRLERGTRPHSLSLNGGNRETGL
- the ENTREP3 gene encoding protein ENTREP3 isoform X1: MMPSPSDSSRSLTSRPSTRGLTHLRLHRPWLQALLTLGLAQVFLGILVVTFSMVASSVTTTESIKRSCPSWAGFSLAFSGVVGIVSWKRPFTLVISFFSLLSVLCAMLSMAGSVLSCNNAQLARDLQDCSVDGKVCVCCPSVSLLRSCPESGQELRVALNSTCDEARRALKNLLFSVCGLTICAAIICALSAIVCCIQIFSLDLVHTQLAPERSVSGPLGPLGCTSSPPAPLLHTMLDLEEFVPPVPPPPYYPPEYTCSSETDAQSITYNGSMDSPVPLYPTDCPPSYEAVMGLRGDSQATLFDPQLHDGACICERVASIVDVSMDSGSLVLSAIGDLPGGSSPSEDSCLLELQGSVRSVDYVLFRSIQRSRAGYCLSLDCGLRGPFEDSPLPRRPPRAARSYSCSAPEAPPPPTLGAPTAARSCHRLEGWPPWVGPCFPELRRRVPRGGSRPGAVPPTRAPTRRFSDSSGSLASPGHRPPHPAPPPPLLLPRSHSDPGITTSSDTATFRDLYTKVLEEEAASVSSADTGLCSEACLFRLAHCPSPKLLRARSAEKRRPVPTYQKVPLPSGPTPAQSLGDLKGSWPGRGLVSRFLQMSRKVPDSSGNGAHGHKQVPRSPWGRPGRESLHLRSCGDLSSGSSLRRLLSGRRLERGTRPHSLSLNGGNRETGL